The DNA sequence AAACATAAGAAAGTGGTCTGGAAAGATGGAAGTGCATGAAAAAGGTTTATTCTCTGTAGGTTGGATCATGGACCAGGGAAAATGCATCTTTTTCACATcctttctctttccttttcttgtCAGTTTATTGTTAGGATTTTGGGAGCCTCACCATAATAGATTCCTTATTTCTTCCCGAAAGTTAACTGAATTTACCAGTATTTGATTTATTCATGGATAATAATAATATGTTCCATTAACAAAAACAtctacttttatttattttttcaaagaAGCATGTCTGACTTGGCAGGCAACCTCTTGAAGAAATTGAAAGGTACAGAAGGCATCCTGCTTCTAAACCTGGGATGCCGTAACATGTAAATACCTAGTAATATCGCCACTACTTGAAATGGTGTAACATACAAAATGATGGCCCAGATCAATGAGAAATTTAGAAAGATAGCAGTGGCCCTTGGATCACGCCAGCTCAGTATTGCTTGCAATCTCTCTCCTTGCGTTGCCAGGTCACCTGCCACTGTCNNNNNNNNNNNATTATAAAGATAGCAGTGGCCCTTGGATCACGCCAGCTCAGTATTGCTTGCAATCTCTCTCCTTGCGTTGCCAGGTCACCTGCCACTGTCTGTATTCGTCCTGCAACACTTCGCAGCCGATCATACCTAATCCTCACAAGATCTGGTGGTCGTGAAGTTGGGAATgtatcaaattcttcatcaagctCATCTGGATGGGCCCTATCTGCGTGAGATAACTTTGCATCCATATGTGGAGGTTGCCTTGGCCTGAAGCGGTAATTCCATATCCCGATAAAAAACAGGTAGAGGAAGGTAGTGGGCAGGATTAGTTCTGGGTAGCACACTAGAATTACAAACAGGATGTGAACCAGACAAGTAGTCACTGGGTTCCTCCACATACAGATATCATTAAGCCATCTACCAATGGCCATA is a window from the Papaver somniferum cultivar HN1 unplaced genomic scaffold, ASM357369v1 unplaced-scaffold_34037, whole genome shotgun sequence genome containing:
- the LOC113342137 gene encoding FT-interacting protein 1-like isoform X2, with the translated sequence MSLLSGVMAIGRWLNDICMWRNPVTTCLVHILFVILVCYPELILPTTFLYLFFIGIWNYRFRPRQPPHMDAKLSHADRAHPDELDEEFDTFPTSRPPDLVRIRYDRLRSVAGRIQTVAGDLATQGERLQAILSWRDPRATAIFLNFSLIWAIILYVTPFQVVAILLGIYMLRHPRFRSRMPSVPFNFFKRLPAKSDMLL
- the LOC113342137 gene encoding FT-interacting protein 1-like isoform X3 → MSLLSGVMAIGRWLNDICMWRNPVTTCLVHILFVILVCYPELILPTTFLYLFFIGIWNYRFRPRQPPHMDAKLSHADRAHPDELDEEFDTFPTSRPPDLVRIRYDRLRSVAGRIQTVAGDLATQGERLQAILSWRDPRATAIFLNFSLIWAIILYVTPFQVVAILLGIYMLRHPRFRSRMPSVPFNFFKRLPAKSDMLL
- the LOC113342137 gene encoding FT-interacting protein 1-like isoform X1; the protein is MSLLSGVMAIGRWLNDICMWRNPVTTCLVHILFVILVCYPELILPTTFLYLFFIGIWNYRFRPRQPPHMDAKLSHADRAHPDELDEEFDTFPTSRPPDLVRIRYDRLRSVAGRIQTVAGDLATQGERLQAILSWRDPRATAIFIIFSLIWAIILYVTPFQVVAILLGIYMLRHPRFRSRMPSVPFNFFKRLPAKSDMLL